A genome region from Geodermatophilus bullaregiensis includes the following:
- a CDS encoding acyl-CoA dehydrogenase family protein, producing MTDVGTALGTDFVRIATEFGDEERDYLQRTRAFVDDEVLPVINGFWERAEFPVDLVRRMGELGLVSDGIHYPGVPSMTAASAGLVAMELSRGDGSLATFAGVQAGLTMRSIDSFGSEEQKRRWLPALARCEALGAFALTEPDHGSDSLLLETSAVRDGDAYVLDGAKRWIGNGTIADVVVVWARGEDGRVGGYLVEKGTPGYEAAVITGKGSVRAVWQADIALRDVRIPAENKLPGARTFKDTGKVLAGTRSQCAFSALGHAVAAYDAALTYASQRTQFGKRLVEFQLVQARLVHMLQEVVGMQLFCMRLAQLHAKGELNDTVASLAKLNNTSKARQICLEARDLLGGNGILLDNHVMRHLADVEAIHTYEGTETIQTLLVGRDITGVGAFA from the coding sequence GTGACCGACGTGGGCACAGCCCTGGGAACGGACTTCGTCCGGATCGCCACCGAGTTCGGTGACGAGGAACGCGACTACCTGCAGCGGACGCGGGCGTTCGTCGACGACGAGGTCCTGCCGGTGATCAACGGATTCTGGGAGCGGGCGGAGTTCCCGGTCGACCTGGTGCGCCGGATGGGTGAGCTCGGGCTGGTCAGCGACGGCATCCACTACCCGGGGGTGCCGAGCATGACCGCGGCCAGTGCCGGGCTGGTGGCGATGGAGCTGTCTCGGGGCGACGGTAGCCTGGCGACCTTCGCCGGCGTGCAGGCCGGGCTGACGATGCGCTCGATCGACTCCTTCGGCTCCGAGGAGCAGAAGCGGCGGTGGCTGCCCGCGCTGGCCCGCTGCGAGGCCCTCGGGGCCTTCGCCCTCACCGAGCCCGACCACGGCTCGGACTCGCTGCTGCTGGAGACCAGCGCCGTCCGCGACGGGGACGCCTACGTCCTCGACGGCGCCAAGCGGTGGATCGGCAACGGCACCATCGCCGACGTCGTGGTGGTGTGGGCCCGCGGCGAGGACGGCCGCGTCGGCGGCTACCTGGTCGAGAAGGGCACGCCCGGCTACGAGGCCGCCGTGATCACCGGCAAGGGCTCGGTCCGCGCGGTCTGGCAGGCCGACATCGCGCTGCGCGACGTCCGCATCCCGGCGGAGAACAAGCTCCCCGGCGCCCGCACTTTCAAGGACACCGGCAAGGTGCTCGCCGGCACCCGCAGCCAGTGCGCGTTCAGCGCGCTCGGGCACGCCGTCGCCGCCTACGACGCGGCCCTCACTTACGCCTCGCAGCGCACCCAGTTCGGCAAGCGCCTGGTGGAGTTCCAGCTGGTCCAGGCCCGGCTGGTGCACATGCTGCAGGAGGTCGTCGGCATGCAGCTGTTCTGCATGCGCTTGGCGCAGCTGCACGCCAAGGGGGAGTTGAACGACACCGTCGCCTCGCTGGCGAAGCTGAACAACACCAGCAAGGCCCGCCAGATCTGCCTGGAGGCCCGCGACCTGCTCGGCGGCAACGGCATCCTGCTCGACAACCACGTCATGCGGCACCTGGCCGACGTCGAGGCCATCCACACCTACGAGGGCACCGAGACGATCCAGACCCTCCTGGTCGGTCGTGACATCACCGGCGTCGGCGCGTTCGCCTGA
- a CDS encoding QsdR family transcriptional regulator, which produces MSSESATPASPPTREEPRVPPEVLRLARRRLVAGERLEMGALAAELGVNRVTLYRWVGSRERLLVEVLWSMADEALGSLRCEVPPTADRAVAVVVGFIECVLANPGMQHLLAADTDMVMRLLTQRAAGFQPRLLRAVEDLLQEETAAGRLDVPMHPHELAYVVVRVIESYTYLDVLLGEQSEARRAEAVLRLLLGSRAT; this is translated from the coding sequence GTGAGCAGCGAGTCCGCGACGCCTGCGTCTCCGCCGACCCGTGAGGAGCCCCGGGTTCCGCCGGAGGTGCTGCGGCTGGCCCGCCGGCGCCTCGTGGCGGGGGAGCGCCTAGAGATGGGGGCGCTGGCGGCCGAGCTCGGCGTCAACCGGGTCACCCTCTACCGCTGGGTCGGCTCGCGGGAGCGGCTGCTGGTCGAGGTGCTGTGGTCGATGGCCGACGAGGCCCTGGGCTCGCTGCGGTGCGAGGTTCCACCCACCGCCGACCGGGCCGTCGCGGTCGTCGTCGGCTTCATCGAGTGCGTCCTGGCCAACCCCGGCATGCAGCACCTGCTCGCCGCCGACACTGACATGGTGATGCGGCTGCTCACCCAGCGGGCCGCCGGCTTCCAGCCGCGGCTGCTGCGGGCGGTGGAGGACCTGCTGCAGGAGGAGACGGCCGCTGGCCGCCTGGACGTCCCGATGCACCCGCACGAGCTCGCCTATGTCGTCGTGCGGGTCATCGAGTCCTACACCTACCTCGATGTGCTGCTCGGAGAGCAGTCGGAGGCGCGCCGCGCCGAGGCCGTGCTGCGCCTGTTGCTGGGCAGCCGCGCCACTTGA
- a CDS encoding S8 family serine peptidase, with translation MSIEPGEVVRRGTVISVRARGGIAPDAVGGVVVPGQRVTVTPAGDGAAAVSTEGLPLGAHVLRIGEVNSGRDDDGDGDGYEVVTVPFVLVDTPAPVPDDVVVHHAVRLRIGELDVERLPMAPGDGPFVDVFKAARRGGDEPVQLAFDDRGEPVDIDRLLAGVAARRAERFGRVHPHLDARVRRLGADDPVPVAVWLHASDAVEAGKSEDEPTLQPTRAEQAAREEWVRLGERFAAAAGEVDFEAERIDDAAPVLFGWLPASRVAALADRPEVAAVFLHEVEGIEDLADSIAIANADDAHAAGATGRGVNVAVFEDGPDSTTDLVIAARFRTDPATSDHSRHTHGIIRNKRPGAPHGHAPDCSLHSANSKDLAAIRWAAIERGCTVISQSFHRTAEQSSSELSFDDVYKDHLALHWPYPTICEAAGNGLDSEFVNHKGFNRLTVGNHDDQASAMSSTSVFGNPVSMHGDRELPELAANGTAVTAVGLTKSGTSMAAPAVAGGAALIQQTAPLLRSWPEGCRAILLASAWRNPSGGTWRADLVAGIDAADGSGALDSSAAVQIARHRERRGGDGSRRGWDVGTMSSADVDRNGFTTSTYRVTVPRVGILRPRVKVALAWNSHIRVLRLLGLSIPLSSHLTVDLDLHVRDSAGATVATSTSWDNSYEIAEFAARPGQTYEIRIRRWSGTEDVWFGIAWTVTGLDVLLDRVRATGVEGLSRR, from the coding sequence ATGAGCATCGAGCCCGGTGAGGTCGTCCGCCGCGGCACGGTCATCTCGGTACGCGCCCGAGGCGGCATCGCGCCGGATGCGGTCGGTGGTGTCGTGGTGCCGGGGCAGCGGGTCACCGTGACGCCAGCCGGTGATGGCGCTGCCGCAGTGTCGACCGAAGGCCTTCCGCTGGGCGCGCACGTTCTGCGGATCGGCGAGGTGAATTCGGGCCGCGACGACGACGGCGACGGCGACGGGTACGAGGTGGTGACCGTCCCGTTCGTGCTGGTCGACACGCCCGCGCCGGTGCCGGACGACGTCGTCGTCCACCACGCCGTCCGGCTCCGGATCGGCGAGCTCGACGTCGAGCGCCTGCCGATGGCGCCCGGTGATGGCCCGTTCGTAGACGTGTTCAAGGCCGCGCGACGCGGCGGTGACGAGCCGGTGCAGCTCGCGTTCGACGATCGGGGGGAGCCGGTGGACATCGACCGCCTGCTGGCGGGGGTCGCCGCCCGCCGCGCCGAGCGGTTCGGCCGGGTGCACCCGCACCTCGACGCGCGGGTGCGGCGCCTCGGCGCCGATGATCCTGTGCCCGTCGCCGTGTGGCTGCACGCTTCAGACGCGGTGGAAGCGGGGAAGTCAGAGGACGAGCCGACGCTGCAGCCCACGCGCGCTGAGCAGGCGGCCCGAGAGGAATGGGTCCGGCTCGGGGAGCGGTTCGCCGCGGCGGCCGGGGAGGTGGACTTCGAGGCGGAACGGATCGATGACGCGGCGCCCGTGCTGTTCGGGTGGCTGCCGGCCAGTCGTGTCGCCGCGCTTGCAGACCGGCCCGAGGTCGCGGCGGTGTTCTTGCACGAGGTCGAGGGAATCGAGGATCTCGCCGACTCGATCGCCATCGCGAACGCTGACGACGCGCACGCTGCGGGGGCGACGGGCCGGGGCGTCAATGTCGCGGTCTTTGAGGACGGCCCGGACTCCACCACCGACCTCGTCATCGCCGCGCGGTTCCGCACTGACCCGGCCACGAGCGATCACAGTCGGCACACCCACGGGATCATCCGCAACAAGCGGCCAGGGGCGCCGCACGGCCACGCGCCGGACTGTTCCCTGCACTCCGCGAACAGCAAGGACCTCGCAGCGATCCGCTGGGCGGCGATCGAGCGGGGCTGCACCGTGATCAGTCAGAGCTTCCACCGCACGGCCGAACAGAGCTCATCCGAGCTGTCGTTCGACGACGTCTACAAAGACCACCTGGCACTGCACTGGCCGTACCCCACGATCTGTGAGGCGGCTGGCAACGGGCTCGACTCGGAGTTCGTCAATCACAAGGGGTTCAACCGGCTGACCGTCGGCAACCACGACGACCAGGCCTCGGCGATGTCCTCCACCTCGGTCTTCGGCAACCCGGTATCGATGCACGGCGACCGGGAGCTACCCGAGCTGGCCGCGAACGGTACAGCGGTGACCGCGGTCGGGCTCACGAAGAGCGGCACGAGCATGGCGGCCCCAGCCGTCGCGGGCGGTGCGGCCCTGATCCAGCAGACCGCGCCGCTGCTGCGCTCGTGGCCGGAAGGCTGCCGCGCGATCCTGCTGGCCAGCGCCTGGCGCAACCCATCCGGTGGCACGTGGCGTGCCGACCTCGTCGCGGGTATCGACGCCGCCGACGGTTCGGGCGCGCTCGACTCCAGTGCCGCCGTGCAGATCGCCCGACACCGGGAACGGCGCGGCGGGGACGGGTCCCGCCGCGGATGGGACGTCGGCACCATGTCCAGCGCGGACGTCGACCGCAACGGCTTCACCACGTCGACCTACCGAGTCACTGTGCCGCGGGTCGGGATCCTCCGCCCGCGCGTGAAGGTTGCGCTGGCCTGGAACTCGCACATCAGGGTCCTGCGCTTGTTGGGGCTCAGCATCCCGCTGTCCTCGCACCTCACGGTCGACCTCGACCTGCACGTGCGGGACTCCGCGGGCGCCACGGTTGCGACGAGCACCTCGTGGGACAACAGCTACGAGATTGCCGAGTTTGCTGCCCGGCCGGGGCAGACCTACGAGATCCGGATCCGCCGCTGGTCCGGTACGGAGGACGTCTGGTTCGGGATCGCGTGGACCGTCACTGGCCTGGACGTCCTCCTCGACCGCGTGCGGGCGACCGGCGTCGAGGGACTCAGCCGTCGATGA
- a CDS encoding histone-like nucleoid-structuring protein Lsr2, which yields MATRTEVVLVDDLDGETPASTTVTFALDKTDYELDLSDENAAAMREAVSRYVKAARKVSSSGSRRAAEPTKPAYSGVDPAAVRAWAAGQGITVSPRGRMKADVVEQYRAAGN from the coding sequence GTGGCTACCAGGACCGAGGTCGTACTGGTCGATGACCTGGACGGCGAGACGCCGGCCAGCACGACCGTGACGTTCGCCCTCGACAAGACCGACTACGAACTCGACCTGAGCGACGAGAACGCCGCGGCGATGCGTGAGGCGGTCTCCCGCTACGTGAAGGCCGCCCGGAAGGTCTCCTCGAGCGGAAGTCGTCGCGCCGCTGAGCCGACGAAGCCGGCCTACTCGGGTGTCGACCCGGCTGCTGTGCGCGCCTGGGCGGCGGGACAGGGCATCACGGTGTCTCCGCGTGGCAGGATGAAGGCCGACGTCGTCGAGCAGTACCGAGCCGCCGGCAACTGA
- the ubiG gene encoding bifunctional 2-polyprenyl-6-hydroxyphenol methylase/3-demethylubiquinol 3-O-methyltransferase UbiG has product MPIDNDVYNRHAAGWWDEDEPLNLLHGSVTPARFGYFVAVLHRLGRDPSGLRALDIGCGGGFLAEEFARLECRVVGVDPSVPSLETARRHAAQSGLEIDYRVGSGEDLPVQGGEFDLAYCCDVLEHVTDLNQVIRETARALKPGGIHLFDTVNRTWASKLLAIKSCRSGA; this is encoded by the coding sequence ATGCCGATCGACAACGACGTCTACAACAGGCACGCCGCTGGGTGGTGGGACGAGGACGAACCGCTCAACCTGCTGCACGGCAGCGTCACCCCGGCGCGCTTCGGCTACTTCGTCGCTGTCTTGCACAGGCTCGGGCGGGACCCATCCGGGCTTCGCGCCCTCGACATCGGCTGCGGAGGTGGATTCCTCGCGGAGGAGTTCGCGCGACTGGAATGTCGAGTCGTGGGCGTCGATCCGTCCGTGCCCTCCCTTGAGACCGCTCGCCGTCATGCAGCACAGTCCGGGCTGGAGATCGACTACCGCGTCGGCTCCGGGGAGGACCTGCCAGTGCAGGGCGGTGAATTCGACCTCGCCTATTGCTGCGACGTTCTCGAGCACGTCACCGACCTCAACCAGGTGATCCGCGAGACCGCTCGTGCGCTGAAGCCTGGCGGGATCCATCTGTTCGACACGGTCAACCGCACGTGGGCCAGCAAGCTCCTGGCCATCAAGTCATGCAGGAGTGGCGCATGA
- a CDS encoding HupE/UreJ family protein has translation MTTFPRSRTLAASATLSGGLSAGLVMLTPAVAHAHSLDSSTLSVRVGEDSVDATMSVALETLDEALGTNYTSATDVDSYADAVTAYLDEHLTVTGTDGRTWTETYTDVVRESVEGIESLSVEVTLDPGSADPSAFTLTYDGIIDADPAHEAVVVLTDAAGDIFTAGVLTASDSSLQLGETTTGAVSTGLTDMVGYGLHHVLEGADHLLFLLTLLLVAPLVVVADRWQRRKGLGSTLRRVLAVVTAFTAGHSLTLIASALGWVAVPGAPIEVLIAASVGVAAVQAMRPLARRGEVLIAGGFGLAHGLAFAGILTDLGLDGSASVPALLAFNVGVELAQLLTVALVFPSLYVVSRTRYYPALRLAGAAVALAAATGWALDRLGVLANPLSGAEDAVIAHPWSVVSGLAVVAACCWAAERRPRSRPAGSVPEEVLTASTR, from the coding sequence GTGACCACCTTTCCCCGCTCCCGCACGCTCGCCGCTAGCGCCACCCTGAGCGGCGGCCTGAGCGCGGGCCTGGTCATGCTCACCCCCGCCGTCGCCCACGCGCACAGCCTGGACAGCAGCACGCTGTCGGTGCGCGTGGGCGAGGACTCGGTGGACGCCACCATGAGCGTGGCGCTCGAGACCCTCGACGAGGCGCTGGGCACCAACTACACGAGCGCCACGGACGTCGACTCCTACGCCGACGCGGTCACCGCCTACCTCGACGAGCACCTGACCGTGACCGGCACCGACGGGAGGACATGGACCGAGACCTACACCGATGTCGTGCGGGAGTCGGTCGAGGGCATCGAGTCCCTCAGCGTCGAGGTCACCCTCGACCCCGGCAGCGCCGACCCCTCGGCGTTCACGCTCACCTACGACGGGATTATCGACGCCGACCCAGCCCACGAGGCCGTCGTCGTCCTCACCGACGCGGCCGGCGACATCTTCACGGCCGGTGTCCTCACCGCCTCCGACAGCAGTCTGCAGCTCGGCGAGACGACCACCGGCGCGGTCTCCACGGGCCTCACCGACATGGTCGGGTACGGCCTGCACCACGTCCTCGAAGGCGCCGACCACCTGCTCTTCCTGCTCACCCTGCTGCTCGTCGCGCCCCTGGTCGTGGTCGCCGACCGGTGGCAGCGGCGCAAGGGGCTCGGGTCGACGCTGCGCCGGGTGCTCGCCGTCGTCACAGCGTTCACCGCCGGGCACTCGCTCACGCTCATCGCCTCGGCACTGGGATGGGTGGCCGTGCCAGGAGCACCCATCGAGGTGCTCATCGCCGCCTCGGTCGGGGTGGCGGCGGTCCAAGCCATGCGGCCGCTGGCGCGCCGCGGCGAGGTGCTCATCGCCGGCGGCTTCGGCCTCGCGCACGGGCTGGCCTTCGCCGGCATCCTCACCGACCTCGGCCTCGACGGCTCGGCGTCGGTGCCGGCGCTGCTGGCCTTCAACGTCGGCGTCGAGCTCGCCCAGCTGCTCACCGTGGCGCTGGTCTTTCCCTCGCTGTACGTGGTGTCCCGGACCCGGTACTACCCGGCGCTGCGCCTGGCAGGGGCCGCCGTGGCCCTCGCCGCCGCCACCGGATGGGCGCTGGACCGCCTCGGCGTACTCGCCAACCCGCTGTCCGGTGCGGAGGACGCGGTCATCGCCCACCCCTGGTCGGTGGTGAGTGGGCTTGCCGTCGTGGCAGCGTGCTGCTGGGCGGCCGAGCGCCGGCCCCGGTCACGCCCGGCCGGTTCGGTCCCGGAGGAGGTCCTCACCGCCTCGACCCGGTGA
- a CDS encoding SRPBCC family protein: MEQSTRIDVEAPVERVWEVLREVERWPEWAPTVTSVRRLDDGPLAVGSRVRVEQPRIPPTEYVVTELEPSRSFTWVATGPGVRTTARHLLEELAAGSTRVTLAVEQAGPVGVVMGRFYRRLTNHYLTVEAEGIKVRSERQV; the protein is encoded by the coding sequence GTGGAGCAGAGCACCAGGATCGACGTCGAGGCCCCGGTCGAGCGGGTCTGGGAGGTGCTGCGCGAGGTCGAGCGGTGGCCGGAGTGGGCGCCGACGGTGACTTCGGTGCGACGCTTGGACGACGGGCCGCTGGCTGTCGGATCCCGAGTCCGGGTGGAGCAGCCCCGGATCCCTCCGACCGAGTACGTGGTGACAGAGCTCGAGCCGAGTCGCTCGTTCACCTGGGTGGCGACCGGCCCGGGCGTCCGTACCACCGCTCGGCACCTGCTCGAGGAACTCGCCGCGGGCAGTACGCGTGTGACGCTGGCTGTGGAGCAGGCCGGACCCGTGGGCGTGGTGATGGGACGGTTCTATCGCCGCCTGACTAATCACTACTTGACCGTCGAGGCCGAGGGGATCAAGGTCAGGAGCGAAAGACAGGTGTGA
- a CDS encoding helix-turn-helix transcriptional regulator: protein MNVRLLTTSEVAERFRTSPSTVRYWRHLGIGPAGIRVGRRVLYDEAECDRWWQSKVAAAGSGLPNRSGVGTRTGGH, encoded by the coding sequence ATGAACGTCCGCTTGCTGACCACCTCGGAGGTGGCCGAGCGTTTCCGCACCAGCCCCTCGACCGTCCGGTACTGGCGCCACCTCGGCATCGGCCCCGCCGGCATCCGCGTCGGCCGTCGCGTTCTCTACGACGAAGCCGAATGCGATCGTTGGTGGCAGTCGAAGGTCGCCGCCGCCGGGAGCGGACTCCCGAACCGCAGTGGTGTCGGCACGCGCACCGGAGGTCACTGA
- a CDS encoding PIG-L deacetylase family protein produces the protein MTESEQPYEPLPDDWRRALVIAAHPDDIEYGPAAAVAVWTAAGRDVRYVLATSGEAGIAGLPPEAAGPVREEEERRSAAAVGVSVVEFLGHPDGRLSEGLDLRRALAAAIRRHRPELVVTMYFGETWTPPGAAPAYWNSADHRALGRSVLDAVGDAANEWIFPELADPEPWQGVRWIAVATPLGVTHVVDVEDVVEQAVASLVEHRRYLAALSDDSVEEQARRQVEMATAASPRSGGRRVAGFALYAG, from the coding sequence ATGACCGAGTCCGAGCAGCCCTACGAGCCCCTGCCCGACGACTGGCGGCGCGCCCTGGTGATCGCCGCGCACCCCGACGACATCGAGTACGGGCCCGCGGCGGCCGTCGCCGTGTGGACCGCCGCCGGCCGCGACGTCCGCTACGTGCTGGCCACCAGCGGGGAGGCCGGCATCGCCGGGCTGCCGCCGGAGGCCGCCGGGCCGGTGCGCGAGGAGGAGGAGCGGCGGTCGGCCGCCGCGGTGGGGGTGTCGGTGGTCGAGTTCCTCGGCCACCCCGACGGGCGGCTGAGCGAGGGGCTGGACCTGCGCCGCGCGCTGGCCGCGGCGATCCGGCGGCACCGGCCCGAGCTGGTCGTGACGATGTACTTCGGCGAGACGTGGACGCCGCCGGGCGCGGCGCCGGCCTACTGGAACAGCGCCGACCACCGGGCGCTGGGCCGCTCGGTCCTCGACGCCGTCGGCGACGCGGCCAACGAGTGGATCTTCCCCGAGCTGGCCGACCCGGAGCCGTGGCAGGGCGTGCGGTGGATCGCCGTCGCGACGCCGCTGGGGGTGACGCACGTCGTCGACGTGGAGGACGTCGTCGAGCAGGCGGTGGCCTCGCTGGTGGAGCACCGGCGCTACCTGGCCGCGCTGTCGGACGACTCGGTCGAGGAGCAGGCGCGCCGGCAGGTGGAGATGGCGACGGCGGCCTCGCCGCGCTCGGGCGGGCGGCGGGTGGCCGGCTTCGCGCTCTACGCCGGCTGA
- a CDS encoding alpha/beta fold hydrolase: MADVVLVHGAWHGSWSWRRVVPLLWAAGHRVVTVTLTGLGERAHQLSPAVTLGTHVDDVVTAVRAEECRGAVLVGHSYGGVVVTGAADRLGEEVGALVYVDGVVPLPGESWSTRNPPEVQAARRAAIEDTGVLPAPPPAAFGLTGADADWVARRQTPQPGGVYDDPVSFDLERWLARPRTYVDCTSPALATVGPAKQLVGSQPGWEVVRLETGHDPMVSAPAELAGVLLRVAAR, from the coding sequence ATGGCCGACGTCGTCCTGGTGCACGGCGCCTGGCACGGCTCGTGGAGCTGGCGCCGGGTCGTGCCGCTGCTGTGGGCGGCCGGGCACCGCGTCGTGACGGTGACCCTGACCGGCCTGGGCGAGCGGGCGCACCAGCTGTCCCCGGCGGTCACGCTCGGCACGCACGTCGACGACGTCGTCACCGCGGTGCGGGCCGAGGAGTGCCGGGGCGCGGTCCTGGTCGGGCACAGCTACGGCGGCGTGGTGGTCACCGGTGCCGCCGACCGGCTGGGCGAGGAGGTCGGTGCGCTGGTCTACGTCGACGGCGTCGTCCCGCTGCCGGGGGAGTCGTGGTCCACCCGCAACCCGCCGGAGGTGCAGGCGGCCCGGCGCGCGGCGATCGAGGACACCGGCGTCCTGCCGGCACCGCCGCCGGCCGCCTTCGGCCTCACCGGCGCGGACGCCGACTGGGTGGCGCGCCGGCAGACGCCGCAGCCGGGCGGGGTCTACGACGACCCGGTCTCCTTCGACCTCGAGCGGTGGCTCGCGCGCCCGCGCACCTACGTCGACTGCACCAGCCCGGCGCTGGCGACCGTCGGGCCGGCCAAGCAGCTGGTCGGCTCGCAGCCGGGGTGGGAGGTCGTGCGGCTGGAGACCGGGCACGACCCGATGGTCAGCGCGCCGGCCGAGCTGGCCGGGGTGCTGCTGCGGGTCGCCGCGCGCTGA
- a CDS encoding DoxX family protein, whose product MRLPAPATWLATALGSSGVLHLVRPRTFQPLVPPELGDARAWVLDTGVAEIVTAALLAAPATRRAGGWSAAGLLTGFVPAHLQQFRLAGRRPVPLAIAAVRLPLQAPLVAAALRVARGR is encoded by the coding sequence ATGCGCCTCCCCGCCCCGGCGACCTGGCTGGCCACCGCCCTCGGCTCGTCCGGCGTGCTGCACCTGGTGCGGCCGCGGACCTTCCAGCCGCTGGTGCCCCCCGAGCTCGGCGACGCCCGCGCCTGGGTGCTCGACACCGGGGTGGCGGAGATCGTCACCGCCGCGCTGCTGGCCGCGCCGGCGACCCGGCGGGCCGGCGGCTGGTCGGCCGCCGGACTGCTCACGGGCTTCGTGCCGGCCCACCTGCAGCAGTTCCGGCTGGCGGGACGGCGGCCGGTGCCGCTGGCGATCGCCGCCGTCCGGCTGCCGCTGCAGGCGCCGCTGGTCGCCGCGGCGCTGCGGGTGGCCCGGGGACGCTGA
- a CDS encoding sulfite exporter TauE/SafE family protein, with protein sequence MSAADLLVAAAVALGAGAVNSIAGGGSLILFPTLVALGLGTVPANVTNSVAQWPGYLGGMLGFRREYAGQRGRLVRLGVVSVLGGVAGSVLLLTTPSEAFDVVVPVLVLLASLLLALQPLLTRRLRGREDTAARDPWWLYLALFLATVYGGYFGGALGVILVGVLGTALHRLSLANALKSAFSAVTATVTVVVFGLFGPVAWTVVAVAAPASLVGGFLGARVATRIPATPLRVLIVTFGVAVSVYLFTRI encoded by the coding sequence GTGTCCGCCGCCGACCTGCTCGTCGCCGCCGCGGTCGCCCTCGGTGCCGGCGCGGTCAACTCCATCGCCGGCGGCGGCTCGCTGATCCTCTTCCCCACGCTGGTCGCGCTCGGGCTGGGCACCGTGCCGGCCAACGTGACCAACTCGGTGGCGCAGTGGCCGGGCTACCTCGGCGGCATGCTCGGCTTCCGCCGCGAGTACGCCGGCCAGCGCGGGCGGCTGGTCCGGCTCGGCGTGGTGTCGGTGCTCGGCGGCGTCGCGGGCAGCGTGCTGCTCCTGACGACGCCGTCGGAGGCCTTCGACGTCGTCGTCCCCGTGCTGGTGCTGCTGGCCAGCCTGCTGCTGGCGCTGCAGCCGCTGCTCACCCGCCGGCTGCGCGGCCGCGAGGACACCGCCGCCCGCGACCCCTGGTGGCTCTACCTCGCGCTCTTCCTCGCCACGGTCTACGGCGGCTACTTCGGCGGGGCGCTGGGCGTCATCCTCGTCGGCGTGCTCGGCACCGCGCTGCACCGGCTGTCGCTGGCCAACGCGCTGAAGTCGGCGTTCTCCGCGGTCACGGCGACGGTCACCGTCGTCGTCTTCGGCCTGTTCGGCCCCGTCGCCTGGACGGTCGTCGCCGTCGCCGCGCCGGCCAGCCTGGTCGGCGGGTTCCTCGGCGCACGGGTGGCCACCCGCATCCCGGCGACGCCGCTGCGGGTCCTCATCGTGACCTTCGGCGTCGCGGTGTCGGTCTACCTGTTCACCCGGATCTGA